From Candidatus Omnitrophota bacterium:
CAGCCGGTATTGGTCCGGCGTGTCGATAACGGCTATGAGTTGATCGCCGGAGAGCGGAGGCTGCGGGCCGTAAAGAATCTCGGGATCGCCAACATCCCCGCCATAGTCAGGGAGGTGGGGGAGATCGACATGCTAGAAATGGCGCTCATCGAGAACATACAGCGGGAAGGGCTGAACCCGATGGAGGAGGCCAACGCATTCCAGCGGTTCGCGACCGATTTTAATTTCACCCAGGAGAAGATAGCAAAGGTCCTCGGCAAGGACCGTTCTACCATTGCAAATACGCTTCGCCTTCTCGCCCTCCCGAAAAAGATACAGGAGTACATCTCCAAGAATATCCTGACGGCAGGACATGCGAAGGCGCTCCTTGCCCTCCCGACGGAGAGCGAGCAGCTGCGTGTCGCCACGCTCATAATAAAGAAAGCCCTCTCGGTACGGGAGACGGAACAACTGGTATCCAAAAGGGTCTCCGGCACCAAGAGGAGACAGGCGCTCAAGGACCCCCACATAGGGGAGATCGAATCGCGCCTTCAGCAGGCGCTGGGGACCAGGGTGAAGATATTCCACGGGAAGAAGCGCGGGAGGATACAGATCGAATACTATTCTTACGAGGACCTTAACCGCCTCGTCGATATCTTTGCCCAGAAACCGGGCGCCAACTAATCGGTTGACAGAGAGAGGGTTTTATAGTTAAATAAGCATTCCGCATTCCACGGGGGAGGGTAAATGGACCAACAGACGCTTGTATTGATAAAACCGGACGGTCTTAAGAAATCGCTCACCGGCAATGTCCTGACCAGGTTATCCGAGACGAAGCTCGATATCGTGGCTGCCAAGATAGTCAAAGTATCGCGCGAGCTCGCCGAGCAGCACTATATATCGCTGAAAGATAAGCCGTTCTTCGAAGAGCTTCTGAAATATCTCATGGGGGAGTACCATAAGAAGAAGGTCATGGCGCTCGTATACTGGGGGGAGGATGCGATAAAGAAGGTCAGGACCATCTGCGGCGCGACAAACCCGGAAGAGGCGGATCCCGTCTCCATCAGGGGCGCATACGGCAGGATCACCACGAAGGGTGTCTACGAAAACGTCATACACGCCTCGACGAATGACCAGGAATCGGAGCGCGAGATAAAGTTGTGGTTCCAGCCCGACGAGATCATCCTCGACCTCTACCCGACCAAGACCGTAAAGACATCGGCCCAGCGGAGAGTGTGGGCGTAAAAAGCGGTCCACAGTCGACTGTCCATGGTCGACCGTATAAAGCATTTACTGTGGACCATCGACTATGGACCGTGGACTAACGTAGTTATTACGAGGCGTAAATGATACGATCGATGACAGGGTTCGGGCGGGGCGACGCCAGGGTGAAGAACGGCCAGATCACCATCGAAATAAAGACGGTCAATCATAAATTTTTTGACGCCACGTTAAAGCTGCCCAATAATATCTCCACGTTCGAGGACAAGATAAAAGAGGTGATGCAGAAGAGCGTGGCGCGCGGGAAGATATATATCAACCTCATATATGACGGCGCGCTGGCCAAGGAAGAACGTATAAGCATCAATAAAAGTATCGTTAAAAATTATTACGACGAGCTGAAGCGCCTTAAAAAGCATCTCGGGCTGAAAGACGATATCACCATAAAGGATCTGGCCGCGCTCCCCGGGGTCATAAATTATGAAGTGCGCGAAAAAGGCCTCGGCGAACTCTGGCCGAAGATAAAGAAGGCGCTCGATAAGGCGATCGCGCGGCTCACCGCCGACAGGGAAAAAGAGGGCAGGTCTATTTATAACGATCTCAATGCCAGGGCCGGGAAGATAGAAAAGATGCTGACCGTCATAAAGTCGAGAGCGCACACCGGTCTGGACGAGTACCGTAAAAGATTCGCGGAGCGCGTGAAGGACATCACCGGCGGGCGCGATATAGACAGGGGCCGGCTCGAGATGGAGGTCGCCATATTCGCGAAGAACAGCGATATATCCGAAGAGATCACGCGGCTCAAGAGCCACCTGGTGAATTTTAAGAAGACGATATCCGGGAGCGGCGACGTAGGGAAGAAGCTCGATTTCATAGCGCAGGAACTCCACAGGGAGATCAATACCATCGGTTCCAAGGCGGGCGACTTCAAAATATCGAAGAACGTCATCGAGATAAAGGGCGAGATAGAAAAGATCAGGGAACAGGCAAAGAACGTAGAGTAGACGGTGAGCTCTCATGCAAAAGGCACGTTATTCATAATCTCCGCGCCATCCGGCTCGGGAAAGACGACCCTGTGCAAAAAGCTCCTGGCCGACGGCCTCGACCTCGTGCCGTCGGTATCGGTCACGACCAGGCCCCCGAGGCCGGGTGAGAAGAACGGCGCAGATTACCACTTCATAAAGAACGGA
This genomic window contains:
- a CDS encoding ParB/RepB/Spo0J family partition protein; the encoded protein is MTQSRALGKGLSALIPQREAAGPGPQEQVMNIPISQIRTSKYQPRLEFNQERLNELVSSIREKGVVQPVLVRRVDNGYELIAGERRLRAVKNLGIANIPAIVREVGEIDMLEMALIENIQREGLNPMEEANAFQRFATDFNFTQEKIAKVLGKDRSTIANTLRLLALPKKIQEYISKNILTAGHAKALLALPTESEQLRVATLIIKKALSVRETEQLVSKRVSGTKRRQALKDPHIGEIESRLQQALGTRVKIFHGKKRGRIQIEYYSYEDLNRLVDIFAQKPGAN
- a CDS encoding nucleoside-diphosphate kinase, with amino-acid sequence MDQQTLVLIKPDGLKKSLTGNVLTRLSETKLDIVAAKIVKVSRELAEQHYISLKDKPFFEELLKYLMGEYHKKKVMALVYWGEDAIKKVRTICGATNPEEADPVSIRGAYGRITTKGVYENVIHASTNDQESEREIKLWFQPDEIILDLYPTKTVKTSAQRRVWA
- a CDS encoding YicC/YloC family endoribonuclease gives rise to the protein MIRSMTGFGRGDARVKNGQITIEIKTVNHKFFDATLKLPNNISTFEDKIKEVMQKSVARGKIYINLIYDGALAKEERISINKSIVKNYYDELKRLKKHLGLKDDITIKDLAALPGVINYEVREKGLGELWPKIKKALDKAIARLTADREKEGRSIYNDLNARAGKIEKMLTVIKSRAHTGLDEYRKRFAERVKDITGGRDIDRGRLEMEVAIFAKNSDISEEITRLKSHLVNFKKTISGSGDVGKKLDFIAQELHREINTIGSKAGDFKISKNVIEIKGEIEKIREQAKNVE